A section of the Paenibacillus aurantius genome encodes:
- a CDS encoding DUF1871 family protein has product MDRWDPFDLLATHCPDDEYETEIREIVTALSGTTTAEKLAVKIKDILYRAFGDP; this is encoded by the coding sequence ATTGATAGGTGGGACCCCTTTGATTTGCTTGCTACTCATTGTCCTGACGACGAATACGAAACTGAAATTCGCGAGATAGTTACTGCACTTTCCGGCACAACCACTGCAGAAAAGCTTGCTGTTAAAATAAAGGATATCCTATACCGAGCTTTCGGCGATCCTTAA
- a CDS encoding AraC family transcriptional regulator ligand-binding domain-containing protein, whose amino-acid sequence MNASSADRIKISPGFWTSLRGIGVEPMDVARQARLPLTVITEPLVTTAQYYSIWQAYSELVGDIATGIVKLATAYETAQYPPAALATFHARDYRDALNRMARYKQMCPPENLRIQEEGKQCSIELEWQHAELPGPQVLVGITLAYLLELGRRGTGRHLKAHSVEFINPMGDVQALESFFGCRVRMGTLRNRLILNSDDLDRPFTSYNEELLEILTPALDRTLEERQNQLTVSAKVQWILTRCLARGRIDIQTVASELGMSERTLQRRLTEEGASFKQLLAKTRREMAVAYLADPALEVKEVAFLVGYEDQNSFYRAFRSWKGDTPTNWRVAQEN is encoded by the coding sequence ATGAATGCTTCTTCCGCAGACCGTATCAAGATCTCGCCAGGTTTCTGGACTAGCCTCAGGGGAATAGGGGTAGAACCTATGGATGTAGCGCGCCAAGCACGTCTACCGCTAACCGTCATCACCGAACCGTTAGTCACGACCGCACAATATTATTCGATCTGGCAAGCCTATTCCGAACTAGTCGGAGACATCGCTACAGGAATCGTTAAGCTTGCGACCGCGTACGAGACAGCTCAGTATCCACCGGCTGCTTTGGCGACCTTTCACGCTCGCGACTACCGGGACGCGCTGAACCGAATGGCGCGCTATAAGCAAATGTGCCCTCCGGAAAACTTGAGGATTCAGGAAGAAGGCAAGCAATGCTCTATTGAACTGGAGTGGCAGCATGCCGAGCTTCCCGGACCGCAGGTGCTTGTCGGCATTACGCTCGCCTACCTGCTTGAGTTAGGGCGCCGGGGAACCGGCCGTCATCTGAAGGCACATTCCGTCGAATTCATAAACCCCATGGGCGACGTTCAAGCCCTTGAAAGTTTTTTCGGTTGCCGCGTTCGGATGGGGACGCTACGCAATCGGCTAATACTGAATAGCGATGATCTGGACCGCCCCTTCACGTCGTACAACGAAGAGCTTCTCGAGATTCTGACTCCCGCCTTGGATCGTACGCTGGAAGAACGACAGAACCAGCTCACCGTGAGCGCTAAGGTGCAGTGGATCTTAACCCGATGCCTAGCTCGAGGGCGAATCGACATTCAAACCGTAGCCTCCGAGTTGGGGATGAGCGAGCGCACCTTGCAGCGCAGGCTGACGGAAGAAGGCGCAAGCTTTAAGCAGTTGCTGGCGAAAACTAGGCGGGAGATGGCCGTCGCTTACTTGGCAGACCCCGCGCTGGAAGTCAAAGAGGTCGCATTTCTTGTCGGCTACGAGGACCAAAATTCGTTTTATCGCGCGTTCCGCTCATGGAAAGGGGATACTCCCACCAATTGGCGCGTCGCGCAAGAAAATTGA
- a CDS encoding SDR family NAD(P)-dependent oxidoreductase yields the protein MDMGLKNKTALVTGSTRGIGKAIALELAREGVHVLINGRNNDDVERTVAEIQAAFPETEPRNATADLVDSMQRETLFANFPHVDILVNSMGIYEIMSYDDVDDAVWEKYFRTNFLAANDLTKFYLPSMLSREYGRIIFIASEEAVMPSGQMPQYGVTKSMLLSLSKSLSKLTRGTEVTVNTILPGPTLSENVQQIIESIYSNEEMTFEDKEKDFMTKNLPQSEIQRFIRPVEIGRLTAFICSPMTSAFKGSPIRIDGGMVPTIF from the coding sequence ATGGATATGGGATTGAAGAATAAGACAGCTTTAGTAACGGGATCAACTAGAGGCATAGGAAAAGCGATTGCCCTTGAACTTGCCAGGGAAGGCGTTCATGTTCTCATAAATGGTCGGAACAACGATGACGTAGAGCGCACGGTGGCTGAGATCCAAGCGGCGTTCCCGGAAACGGAACCTCGAAATGCAACGGCCGATCTCGTCGATTCGATGCAAAGAGAAACTTTATTCGCAAATTTCCCCCACGTCGATATCCTCGTCAACAGCATGGGCATCTATGAGATCATGTCCTATGACGACGTAGACGATGCCGTATGGGAAAAGTACTTCCGCACGAACTTTCTCGCCGCCAACGACTTAACCAAGTTTTATTTGCCTTCCATGCTTAGTCGCGAATACGGCCGTATTATCTTCATCGCCAGTGAGGAAGCCGTCATGCCTTCCGGACAGATGCCTCAATACGGTGTGACCAAATCCATGCTGTTGTCATTGTCCAAGAGCTTGTCCAAGTTGACCCGCGGCACCGAAGTTACAGTGAACACGATCCTGCCGGGACCGACCCTCTCCGAAAACGTGCAGCAGATCATCGAGAGCATTTATTCGAACGAAGAGATGACCTTCGAGGATAAAGAGAAAGACTTTATGACGAAGAACCTGCCTCAATCCGAAATCCAACGGTTTATAAGACCTGTGGAGATCGGCCGATTGACTGCTTTCATTTGCAGCCCAATGACCTCCGCCTTCAAAGGATCCCCGATCCGCATAGATGGGGGAATGGTACCGACAATATTTTAA
- a CDS encoding GNAT family N-acetyltransferase has product MEEFMKIMYVSRGYVFDPEGSHSDIRSIERLYFETGGGFWLLKKEQSVIGTIGLKGIDSENRIGEIKRFFVLPEYQDKGYGKSMMSQIIEFARQAGLIKLRLDTEKQSYKAMSVFQSFGFYEIPKYNDNDIAEIFMELSIVT; this is encoded by the coding sequence TTGGAAGAGTTTATGAAAATTATGTATGTTTCCAGAGGATATGTCTTTGATCCTGAAGGGTCGCATTCAGATATTAGAAGTATTGAACGGCTATATTTTGAAACGGGAGGCGGATTCTGGTTATTGAAGAAAGAACAGAGTGTTATTGGGACTATTGGTTTGAAGGGTATTGATTCTGAAAACAGAATTGGTGAAATAAAGAGGTTTTTCGTCTTACCTGAATATCAAGATAAGGGTTACGGTAAAAGCATGATGAGCCAAATAATAGAATTTGCAAGACAAGCTGGATTAATAAAGCTGAGGTTGGACACTGAGAAACAATCTTATAAAGCGATGTCTGTATTTCAAAGTTTTGGCTTTTATGAGATACCAAAATACAATGATAATGATATTGCTGAAATATTTATGGAATTATCCATTGTGACATAA
- a CDS encoding PucR family transcriptional regulator: MKFKGLTVKDLLKLPILKNAKLVSGDQGLDRIVRYIDIMEVPDVKDWLREGELILTTGYSIRHDPKLLLDLVEQLAQAEAAALGIKPERFMTGIPQEVLELSSRYEVPIIEIPNETPYIDITYTVMEQILDKQAALLRRSEEVYKTLTALVLNNSGIQVVADNVAELVKCPIWIVGSGGELLVSSPSSAPYEPSAGSRQWDVTVDKRSVGRLVVGKEELDELELVCIEQARLVFALELMRRKTEHDTEQRLRGSFFEELLMGLPLSRQEVENKARQLGLQPDWLWEVCMIEGEDGVLDESSPLFVKVSELVHQEAARRKVRCHLQLQTGRLVLLLATAKGSLDRKPALGREPAREWSELLGPLLEQGGKVCTGFGGKRPLGEVNRSYIEAKKAITLGARLDKDRHTFTFDEVEMFHLLLESSEYVQFDPLLEKKIGKLSLYDKENGTDLITTFYYYLATGGSLIETANRMYVHRNSVKYRIDRIKEILDIDLDNALNRFVYYLCTAFYLLKKSD; this comes from the coding sequence ATGAAATTCAAAGGGCTGACGGTTAAGGATTTGCTGAAGCTGCCCATTCTGAAGAACGCGAAGCTGGTCAGCGGGGATCAGGGGCTCGATCGCATCGTCCGCTACATCGACATTATGGAAGTGCCGGACGTGAAGGACTGGCTCCGCGAAGGCGAGCTTATTCTGACGACGGGCTATTCCATCCGCCATGATCCGAAGCTGCTTCTGGATCTGGTCGAGCAGCTGGCGCAGGCGGAGGCCGCGGCGCTCGGGATCAAGCCGGAACGGTTCATGACCGGGATTCCCCAGGAGGTGCTGGAGCTCAGCAGCCGGTACGAGGTGCCCATCATCGAGATCCCGAACGAAACGCCCTATATTGACATTACCTATACGGTCATGGAGCAGATTCTGGACAAGCAGGCGGCGCTGCTCCGGCGGTCCGAAGAGGTATACAAGACGCTCACGGCGCTGGTGCTGAACAACAGCGGCATTCAGGTAGTGGCGGATAATGTGGCCGAGCTGGTAAAATGCCCGATCTGGATCGTGGGCAGCGGCGGCGAGCTGCTCGTGTCCTCTCCGTCATCGGCCCCCTACGAGCCCTCTGCGGGAAGCCGCCAATGGGACGTCACGGTGGACAAGCGGTCGGTCGGCCGGCTGGTTGTGGGCAAGGAGGAGCTGGACGAGCTGGAGCTGGTCTGCATCGAGCAGGCCCGCCTCGTCTTCGCGCTGGAGCTCATGCGCCGCAAAACCGAGCACGACACCGAGCAGCGGCTGCGCGGCAGCTTCTTCGAGGAGCTGCTGATGGGCCTGCCGCTATCCCGCCAGGAGGTGGAGAACAAAGCGCGGCAGCTGGGCCTGCAGCCGGACTGGCTGTGGGAGGTGTGCATGATCGAGGGGGAAGACGGCGTCCTGGACGAGAGCAGCCCGCTGTTCGTGAAGGTGAGCGAGCTCGTTCACCAGGAGGCCGCCCGCCGGAAGGTCCGCTGCCACCTCCAGTTGCAGACGGGACGGCTTGTGCTGCTGCTGGCCACTGCCAAAGGAAGCCTAGACCGGAAGCCGGCACTAGGCAGGGAGCCCGCCAGGGAGTGGAGTGAGCTCCTAGGCCCGCTGCTGGAACAGGGCGGAAAGGTGTGCACCGGGTTCGGCGGCAAACGCCCTTTGGGGGAGGTCAACCGCAGCTACATCGAAGCGAAGAAAGCGATCACGCTCGGGGCCCGGTTGGACAAGGACCGGCACACCTTCACCTTCGACGAGGTGGAGATGTTCCACCTGCTTCTTGAATCCTCGGAATATGTCCAATTCGATCCGCTGCTCGAGAAGAAAATAGGGAAATTGTCCCTTTATGACAAAGAGAACGGAACCGACCTGATCACCACTTTTTATTATTACCTGGCCACCGGCGGCAGCCTGATCGAGACGGCCAACCGGATGTATGTGCACCGGAACTCGGTTAAATACCGGATCGACCGGATTAAGGAAATTCTGGACATCGACCTGGATAATGCGCTGAACCGGTTCGTTTATTATTTGTGCACGGCGTTTTATTTGCTGAAAAAGTCTGACTAA
- a CDS encoding aspartate/glutamate racemase family protein, producing the protein MIGLIRVLTTSNEEVLEQHGKLISRLYGVPVISRCIPDQPLGIYNDETEAAAVPKIVELGQSLEAQGCRVLVISCAADPAIRELREKVAVPVIGAGSAASHLALAVGRKVGVMGITDGAPAVMQELLGDRLVTYLQPEEVTNTTDLMTPAGGEKAIAAARRLMEQGVEVIVFACTGFSTIGLADVLRQELNVLVIDAVEAEGLLASALYKQLERERAVV; encoded by the coding sequence ATGATCGGTTTGATTCGTGTGTTGACCACGTCGAATGAGGAAGTGCTGGAGCAGCACGGGAAGTTGATCTCGCGTCTGTATGGAGTGCCGGTTATCAGCCGGTGCATTCCGGATCAGCCGCTCGGCATTTACAACGACGAGACGGAAGCGGCCGCCGTTCCAAAGATTGTGGAGCTCGGCCAGAGCCTGGAAGCCCAAGGCTGCCGGGTTCTGGTGATCAGCTGCGCGGCGGACCCCGCCATCCGGGAGCTTCGCGAGAAGGTGGCGGTCCCCGTCATCGGAGCGGGTAGCGCGGCGTCGCACCTGGCGCTCGCCGTCGGCCGGAAGGTCGGCGTAATGGGCATTACCGACGGGGCGCCGGCCGTCATGCAGGAACTGCTCGGCGACAGGCTGGTGACCTACCTCCAGCCGGAGGAAGTCACGAACACGACCGACCTGATGACTCCGGCCGGAGGCGAGAAGGCGATTGCCGCCGCCCGCCGTCTGATGGAGCAGGGGGTGGAGGTCATCGTCTTCGCCTGCACGGGCTTCTCGACAATTGGCCTTGCCGATGTCCTGCGGCAGGAGCTGAACGTGCTCGTGATCGATGCGGTCGAGGCGGAAGGCCTGCTCGCCTCCGCCTTGTACAAGCAGCTGGAAAGGGAGAGGGCGGTTGTCTGA
- a CDS encoding DMT family transporter: MSDSDSRAYTPARSYTLLFLCVFIWSLNYLSRQILLKEFSPYFLSALSLTVIGVVFLVWALATKAAVRVNRKEMLFLLLSALVGLIANQLFLYQGLKRTTATNASLLFTLAPLITAGLAALFLKERVTWRMIAGSLVAIAGISQALGLTGFQLHSGDWLMLGATFTFSCNLIFIRILSRRLAPFIVTVYSFALSSLLFDPFVLAYVPIEWKHSLWIWGLALGSILIAQGLTNVWWNQSMQTVGAAKAAIVLNLQPMMTMLLDLILFRHALSAGKVTGALLVFAGVMLGTWNRGSGKRKL, from the coding sequence TTGTCTGATTCGGATTCCCGGGCCTATACACCGGCCCGTTCCTACACGCTCCTCTTCCTGTGCGTCTTCATTTGGTCGCTGAACTACCTTTCGCGTCAAATTCTGCTTAAGGAATTTTCGCCGTATTTTCTTTCGGCGCTGAGCCTGACGGTTATAGGCGTCGTCTTCCTCGTCTGGGCGCTTGCCACGAAGGCGGCGGTTCGGGTGAACCGGAAAGAGATGCTGTTCCTGCTCCTGTCGGCGTTGGTCGGGCTTATCGCCAACCAGCTTTTTCTGTACCAGGGCCTGAAACGGACGACGGCTACGAACGCCTCGCTTCTGTTCACCTTGGCGCCGCTCATCACGGCCGGCCTCGCCGCACTTTTTCTTAAGGAAAGGGTGACTTGGCGCATGATCGCGGGCAGCCTCGTGGCCATCGCAGGAATCTCCCAGGCGCTAGGGCTCACCGGCTTCCAGCTTCATTCGGGGGACTGGCTTATGCTAGGCGCGACGTTCACGTTCTCCTGCAACCTGATCTTCATCCGCATCCTGTCGAGGCGGCTCGCGCCCTTTATCGTCACCGTGTACAGCTTTGCGCTTAGCAGCCTGCTGTTCGACCCGTTCGTGCTGGCTTATGTTCCGATTGAATGGAAGCATTCCCTATGGATCTGGGGGCTTGCCTTGGGCTCCATCCTGATCGCGCAGGGGCTGACGAACGTGTGGTGGAACCAAAGCATGCAAACCGTCGGCGCCGCCAAGGCCGCGATCGTGCTGAACCTTCAGCCGATGATGACGATGCTGCTGGATCTGATTCTTTTCCGCCATGCGCTTTCCGCAGGCAAAGTAACCGGGGCGCTGCTCGTCTTCGCGGGCGTGATGCTGGGAACGTGGAACCGAGGGAGCGGGAAGAGGAAGCTTTAG
- a CDS encoding OPT/YSL family transporter: MKNDPLQQEEQEKKHPSIFEPFALLLNIVTAVIGAIIGMQIVTTLGVTPNTAIIGALVAMLIARIPVTIFKKYKSIHRQNLVQTSISSATFGAANSLLIPIGIPFAMGTPELIVPMLIGAALAMFVDAGLLYKLFDSKLFPASGTWAPGVATAESILAGDKGGKRAGLLGIGTAIGLIGSWFHISMSAFGVAFIGNIWALTMFGIGLMIRQYSVPWFDVDVNKLYIAHGIMIGAGIVALIQVSILIFRGRKKDPAAGEAARKQEAADDARLTRPINEAKRALGLGFVAYLVVALVIALLGGLVTKMSLGMLIGFLFFAAFAAFIHELIVGIAAMHSGWFPAFAVAFITLLFGMLVGFPPVALALLAGFSASTGPAFADMGYDLKTGHILRGNGADREHELAGRKQQYITGMIAFGVALLTVVATYNSYFAQNLVPPIDKVYVSTIKAGASPDVAKQLLLWAIPGAIVQLIGGPSRQLGVLFATGLLILTPNACWAVLAGIAIRLIVTAIWKKEAETPMSIMAAGFIAGDALYSFFNSVFKFRK; this comes from the coding sequence ATGAAAAACGATCCATTGCAGCAAGAGGAACAGGAAAAGAAGCACCCGAGTATCTTTGAACCGTTCGCCCTCCTTCTGAACATCGTGACGGCGGTGATCGGCGCCATCATCGGCATGCAGATCGTCACCACCCTCGGCGTCACGCCGAACACAGCGATTATCGGGGCGCTGGTCGCCATGCTGATCGCCCGCATCCCGGTTACCATATTCAAGAAATACAAATCCATTCACCGGCAAAACCTGGTGCAGACCTCGATTTCGTCGGCGACCTTCGGCGCGGCGAACTCCCTGCTCATTCCGATCGGCATTCCCTTCGCCATGGGGACGCCGGAGCTGATCGTGCCGATGCTCATCGGGGCCGCGCTTGCGATGTTCGTGGATGCCGGCCTCCTGTATAAGCTCTTCGACTCCAAACTGTTCCCGGCTTCCGGTACTTGGGCGCCAGGGGTGGCGACTGCGGAATCGATCCTCGCGGGGGACAAGGGAGGCAAGCGTGCCGGGCTTCTCGGGATCGGGACGGCCATCGGCCTCATCGGCTCCTGGTTCCACATTTCGATGTCGGCCTTCGGGGTGGCGTTTATTGGGAACATCTGGGCACTTACCATGTTCGGCATCGGCCTCATGATCCGCCAGTATTCCGTGCCGTGGTTCGACGTGGACGTCAATAAGCTGTATATCGCCCACGGCATTATGATCGGAGCGGGCATTGTCGCTTTGATTCAGGTGTCCATCCTGATCTTCCGGGGGCGGAAGAAGGACCCGGCTGCAGGCGAAGCCGCACGGAAACAAGAAGCAGCCGATGATGCCCGGCTTACGCGTCCGATTAACGAAGCAAAGCGCGCGCTTGGCCTCGGCTTCGTCGCTTACCTGGTTGTGGCCCTGGTCATTGCGCTTCTCGGCGGGCTGGTGACGAAGATGTCCCTCGGCATGCTGATCGGGTTCCTGTTCTTCGCCGCCTTCGCCGCCTTCATCCACGAGCTGATCGTGGGCATTGCGGCGATGCACTCCGGCTGGTTCCCGGCTTTTGCCGTCGCTTTCATCACGCTCTTGTTCGGCATGCTGGTCGGCTTCCCGCCGGTGGCGCTCGCTCTTCTGGCCGGCTTCAGCGCTTCCACCGGTCCGGCGTTCGCCGATATGGGCTATGACCTCAAGACGGGCCATATTCTGCGGGGCAACGGGGCCGACCGCGAGCACGAGCTGGCGGGACGGAAGCAGCAGTATATCACAGGCATGATCGCCTTCGGCGTGGCTCTCTTGACCGTAGTCGCCACCTACAATTCCTATTTCGCGCAAAATCTTGTGCCGCCGATCGACAAGGTGTATGTCTCGACCATTAAGGCGGGTGCTTCGCCGGATGTCGCCAAGCAGCTGCTGCTGTGGGCGATTCCAGGCGCGATCGTCCAGCTGATCGGCGGACCGAGCCGCCAGCTCGGGGTTCTGTTCGCCACCGGTCTGTTGATCCTTACGCCGAACGCCTGCTGGGCGGTGCTCGCCGGTATCGCGATCCGGCTCATCGTAACGGCCATCTGGAAGAAGGAAGCCGAGACGCCGATGAGCATCATGGCGGCCGGGTTTATCGCAGGGGATGCGCTTTACAGCTTCTTCAACTCGGTATTCAAGTTCAGAAAGTGA
- a CDS encoding DUF917 domain-containing protein, producing the protein MPNLKIDREMVEYAVYGGAVLGGGGGGWIEEGLKLGRLALEVGPIELTPIDSFADSDLLVTVSMVGAPAAKDQYVMPIHYARALELLSKQIGRPIQGLHTNENGAGTTVNGWFQSAITGIPLVDFACNGRAHPTGSMGSLNLSEVEGYVSHQAGVGGKGANYLELSLSGSLERSATLIRKASVEAGGLVAVARNPVTAGYAKQNGAPGAISQAIQVGEALLSQKGEAAIDAVVRQLGGKVVTTGTVTDFRLETTGGFDVGTVVIDNQYEMTFWNEYMTLEKDGERYSTFPDLIMTLDARTAKPVITAAIEKGQQVAVITVTKHNLLLSTTMYNQKLLKPVEDIIGKPVLPYLA; encoded by the coding sequence ATGCCTAACCTAAAAATAGACCGCGAGATGGTGGAGTACGCGGTATATGGCGGAGCCGTGCTGGGCGGCGGCGGGGGAGGCTGGATTGAGGAAGGCCTCAAGCTCGGACGCCTGGCTCTGGAGGTCGGGCCGATCGAGCTCACCCCGATCGACTCGTTTGCGGACAGCGACCTGCTTGTGACCGTGTCCATGGTGGGCGCGCCCGCGGCCAAGGACCAGTATGTCATGCCGATCCACTATGCCCGGGCGCTGGAGCTGCTTTCGAAGCAGATCGGCAGGCCGATCCAGGGGCTCCATACCAATGAGAACGGAGCCGGTACCACCGTGAACGGATGGTTCCAGTCCGCCATCACCGGCATCCCGCTTGTGGACTTTGCCTGCAACGGACGGGCCCATCCGACGGGATCGATGGGTTCCCTGAACCTGTCCGAAGTGGAGGGGTATGTGTCCCACCAGGCGGGCGTGGGCGGCAAAGGCGCGAACTACTTAGAGCTGAGCCTGTCCGGCTCGCTCGAACGGTCCGCCACCCTCATCCGCAAGGCGTCCGTCGAGGCGGGCGGATTGGTGGCGGTCGCCCGCAACCCGGTCACCGCCGGCTACGCGAAGCAGAACGGCGCGCCGGGCGCGATCTCGCAGGCGATCCAAGTCGGCGAGGCGCTCCTGTCGCAGAAGGGCGAGGCCGCAATCGACGCCGTGGTCCGCCAGCTGGGCGGCAAGGTGGTCACGACCGGTACGGTCACGGACTTCCGGCTTGAAACGACTGGAGGATTCGATGTCGGAACCGTCGTGATCGACAACCAATATGAGATGACCTTCTGGAACGAGTACATGACGCTCGAGAAGGACGGTGAGCGCTATTCGACCTTCCCGGACCTGATCATGACGCTGGATGCCCGAACCGCCAAGCCGGTCATCACCGCCGCCATCGAGAAAGGCCAGCAGGTGGCCGTGATCACTGTAACGAAACACAATCTGCTGCTCAGCACCACCATGTACAACCAGAAGCTGCTGAAGCCGGTCGAGGACATCATCGGGAAACCGGTCCTTCCGTATCTGGCTTAA
- a CDS encoding DUF1177 domain-containing protein, giving the protein MSLKHTMTVLEAMDSAYVNGDQIKELFAAYPGVSVTVTKVTGSKGSTDFVKIVIPGTEGKSQGGSAPTLGIVGRLGGIGARPSRIGLVSDADGAVAAVAAALKLADMQTKGDTLTGDVIVSTHICPDAPTRPHEPVDFMDSPVDILTMNNHEVTPEMEAILSIDTTKGNRVINHKGIALSPTVKEGYILRISEDLVRIMEMATGELARTFPVTTQDITPYGNDLYHINSILQPCVATDAPVVGLAVTAQSAVPGCGTGASHEIDIAAAVRFAVEVAKEFTGGVAQFYDKEEFALITKLYGSMKILQTGGENSQRA; this is encoded by the coding sequence ATGTCACTGAAGCACACCATGACGGTGCTGGAGGCGATGGACAGCGCCTATGTCAACGGAGACCAAATCAAGGAGCTGTTCGCCGCTTACCCGGGCGTATCTGTTACTGTAACCAAAGTGACGGGGAGCAAAGGAAGCACGGATTTCGTTAAGATCGTCATTCCGGGAACGGAAGGCAAAAGCCAAGGCGGCAGCGCGCCGACCCTCGGGATCGTCGGCCGCCTCGGCGGCATCGGCGCCCGCCCGAGCCGGATCGGCCTCGTCTCCGACGCCGACGGCGCGGTAGCGGCCGTCGCCGCCGCCTTGAAGCTGGCGGACATGCAGACGAAAGGCGACACCCTGACGGGCGACGTCATCGTCAGCACCCACATCTGCCCGGATGCGCCGACCCGGCCGCATGAGCCGGTCGACTTCATGGATTCGCCGGTCGATATTTTGACCATGAACAACCACGAAGTGACGCCGGAGATGGAAGCGATCCTGTCGATCGATACGACGAAGGGCAACCGCGTCATCAACCATAAGGGCATCGCCCTCTCCCCTACGGTCAAGGAGGGGTACATCCTCCGCATTAGCGAGGACCTCGTGCGGATAATGGAAATGGCCACAGGCGAGCTCGCCCGCACGTTCCCGGTCACGACGCAGGATATTACGCCTTACGGCAACGATTTGTATCACATCAACTCGATTTTGCAGCCTTGTGTAGCGACCGACGCTCCGGTTGTCGGACTTGCCGTTACGGCCCAATCGGCCGTGCCGGGCTGTGGCACCGGCGCCAGCCACGAGATCGACATCGCGGCCGCCGTACGGTTTGCGGTGGAAGTGGCCAAGGAGTTTACCGGCGGCGTTGCGCAGTTTTACGATAAGGAAGAGTTTGCGCTCATTACCAAGCTCTATGGCTCCATGAAAATTTTACAGACCGGCGGAGAAAACTCCCAGCGCGCTTAG
- a CDS encoding AroM family protein — protein MERLGMVTIGQAPRTDVAPILERYLEGRAELVQAGALDGCTKEEIDTKLKPEPGEYVLTSRLTTGESAVFSREKIQPILQRKIRELEEAGIHQILLLCTGVFPGLKTTTAHLIEPDHIIPPAVKAMAGGRRLGVLVPLREQTDSLLPKYTSVGLNPVFGIASPYRIEEGAYEKAAEKLKDEADLILLDCMGYTEEARERVHRLSGKPVVLSNALMAKLVSEMI, from the coding sequence ATGGAACGGTTAGGGATGGTCACGATCGGCCAGGCTCCCCGCACGGATGTGGCGCCGATTCTGGAGCGGTACCTCGAGGGCCGCGCCGAGCTGGTTCAAGCCGGCGCGCTGGACGGTTGTACGAAAGAGGAGATCGACACGAAGCTTAAGCCGGAGCCCGGAGAATACGTTCTGACGTCCCGTTTAACGACGGGGGAATCCGCCGTCTTCTCGCGCGAGAAGATCCAGCCGATTCTGCAGAGGAAGATCCGGGAGCTGGAGGAGGCGGGAATCCATCAAATCCTGCTGCTCTGCACCGGCGTATTCCCGGGATTAAAGACGACAACGGCTCATCTCATCGAGCCGGACCACATTATCCCGCCTGCGGTCAAGGCGATGGCGGGCGGGCGACGTCTCGGCGTTCTGGTGCCGCTTCGGGAGCAGACGGACAGCCTGCTGCCGAAATACACCTCCGTCGGCTTGAATCCGGTGTTCGGCATCGCCTCGCCTTACCGGATCGAGGAAGGAGCCTATGAGAAGGCGGCGGAGAAGCTGAAGGACGAGGCCGACCTGATCCTGCTCGACTGCATGGGCTACACGGAGGAGGCGCGGGAACGGGTGCACCGCCTGAGCGGCAAACCGGTCGTTCTGTCCAATGCCCTGATGGCGAAGCTGGTCTCGGAAATGATTTAA